A single window of Pyrus communis chromosome 10, drPyrComm1.1, whole genome shotgun sequence DNA harbors:
- the LOC137748123 gene encoding cycloartenol-C-24-methyltransferase yields the protein MSKAGALDLASGLGGKIDKTDVLSAVEKYEKYHVCYGGEEEARKSNYTDMVNKYYDLVTSFYEYGWGESFHFAPRWNGESLRESIKRHEHFLALQLGLKPGQKVLDVGCGIGGPLREISRFSSTSITGLNNNEYQITRGKELNRNVGVDKTCNFVKADFMKLPFPENSFDAVYAIEATCHAPDAYGCYKEIYRVLKPGQCFAAYEWCMTDAFDPDNQEHQKIKAEIEIGDGLPDIRLTGKCLEALKQAGFEVIWEKDLAVDSPLPWYLPLDKSRISLSSFRLTAAGRFITRNLVKVLEYIGLAPAGSQRVQDFLEKAAVGLVEGGKKEIFTPMYFFLARKPLMEESQ from the exons ATGTCGAAGGCTGGAGCATTGGATCTCGCATCGGGTCTCGGTGGAAAAATCGACAAAACCGATGTTCTCTCTGCTGTTGAAAA GTATGAGAAGTATCATGTTTGTTATGGAGGGGAAGAGGAAGCAAGGAAGTCCAACTACACTGACATG GTTAATAAATACTATGATCTTGTTACAAGCTTTTATGAGTATGGTTGGGGAGAGTCTTTCCACTTTGCACCCAG ATGGAATGGGGAGTCTCTTCGAGAGAGTATCAAGCGACATGAACACTTCCTTGCTTTACAACTAGGACTCAAACCTGGGCAGAAA gttttGGATGTAGGTTGTGGAATTGGTGGACCATTGAGAGAAATATCTCGCTTCAG CTCAACATCAATTACTGGGTTGAACAACAACGAGTATCAGATCACAAGAGGAAAG GAACTAAACCGTAATGTAGGAGTGGACAAGACCTGCAACTTTGTTAAG GCTGACTTCATGAAACTACCTTTCCCTGAAAATTCATTTGATGCGGTTTATGCCATTGAAGCGACCTGCCATGCACCAGATGCA TATGGGTGCTACAAGGAGATTTACAGAGTACTAAAACCCGGTCAATGTTTTGCTGCATATGAGTGGTGCATGACTGATGCATTTGATCCCGATAACCAAGAACATcaaaaaattaag GCAGAAATTGAGATTGGTGATGGCCTTCCGGACATCAGATTGACAGGAAAGTgtcttgaagctttgaaacaaGCAGGTTTTGAG GTCATATGGGAGAAAGATCTTGCGGTGGACTCACCTCTTCCATGGTACTTGCCTTTGGACAAAAGTCGGATTTCACTTAGTAGCTTTCGTCTAACTGCTGCTGGGCGATTTATTACTAGAAACTTG gtCAAGGTTTTAGAATATATTGGACTTGCACCAGCAGGAAGCCAAAGAGTTCAAGATTTTCTGGAGAAGGCAGCTGTAGGGCTGGTCGAAGGCGGAAA GAAAGAGATTTTCACACCGATGTATTTCTTCCTGGCCCGAAAGCCGCTTATGGAGGAGAGTCAGTAG